DNA sequence from the Cohnella herbarum genome:
CGGGAAGAAGGAGCGGTTATGCATGCCAGCTCCTGAACGAGAAGGGATATCGCGTAACGAACGTTGAACCGGGCATGTCGGAATGGACAGGACCTATGGAGCAAACAGGTCGCTAAACATACTTGAGGAGGGAATTACACCATGACGAAAACGACCGAACAACCGATCAATATGACGGCTCAAAAAGTCACGCGAGCAATCATCGACCGGCAGCCTTTGTTTATTCTAGACGTTCGCAATACCGCGGATTATGAGGACTGGAAAATCGAAGGCGGCAGCATTGAGGACATGAACGTGCCCTATTTCGATCTCCTTGACGGGGTCGATAAGGTACTGCCGCTGCTCCCCGCGAATCGGAAAGTCCTTGTCGTCTGCGCCAAAGAAGGCTCTTCGCAATTCGTGGCCGAACAGCTCGTCGAAGCAGGCCGTACGGATATTCATTACCTCCAAGGCGGAATGAAAGCATGGAGCGAACACCTCGAACCGGTAAAGATCGGAGGGCTTCATAACGGCGGAGAGCTGTACCAATTCGTAAGAATGGGCAAAGGCTGTTTATCGTACATGATCCTGTCGGAAGGCGAGGCGGTAGTCGTCGATCCGCTTCGAATGACGAAGGTGTTCGAGGATTTCGCGCAACAACGCGGCGTTCGAATCCGACATGCGCTGGACACGCATCTTCATGCGGATCATATTTCCGGAGGGCGAATGCTGGCGGAGAACAATGGAGCGATTTATTGGCTTCCGCCAAAAGATGCAGAGGAAGTGACCTTTGCCTATGAAGCTTTGGAAGAAGGCAAGGAAATTAAGATCGGGAACGCCAGGATCAAGATTCAGCCGATATACTCCCCGGGGCATACGATCGGCAGCACCTCGATTATCGTTGACGATCAGTATTTGCTAAGCGGCGACATCCTATTCGTCGAATCCATCGGACGGCCGGACTTGGCGGGTAGCGCCGGCGATTGGGCGGAAGACTTGCGAAGCACGCTTTACGATAAATACTCGATATTGTCCGAGGATCTGATCGTCTTACCCGCTCATTTCGGCAAGATTAATGAGCTTGGGAAGGACGGCAGCGTATCGGCTAGACTAGGAGATCTTTTCGCTAATAATCCCGGTCTAAACATAGATAACCAAGATACTTTTCGCCAAGCCGTAACGACGAATTTGCCTGCGCAACCTAACGCTTATCAAGAAATCCGAAAAACGAACATGGGTATCATTCAACCGGACGACGAAGAGAAGCGCGAGATGGAAATCGGACCGAATCGCTGCGCAATCCACGATAAATAAGGAGGACATACGCAATGAAAATCGATGTTCAAGTTGATACGAAAGGGCTAGCTTGCCCGATGCCGATCGTGAAGGGGAAGAAAGCTTTGGATAATATGCAACCCGGTCAACTCATGGAACTGCTTTCTACGGACAAGGGGGCGTTGAACGATTTTCAGGCTTGGGTCAAGCAGTCTAAGAACGAATGGGTATCCCACGAGGAAATGAACGGCGTACACAGATTTATCATTAGAAAAGGATAAGGAGCAACCAGAGCCCCTCACCTGTATGGAGGTGCAACCGCATTGGATTTGAATATCGGATTATTGTTGCTGTTATTCGCGATCGGGTTTGTTGGCTCGATGATATCGGGAATGGTGGGCATCGGCGGTTCCATCATTAAGTACCCTATGCTGCTCTATATCCCGCCAGCGCTTGGTTATGCGGCATATTCCGCTCAGGAGGTATCGGCGATCAGCGCGGTTCAAGTTTTTTTCGCGACTTTCGCGGGAATGTTCGCTTTTCGTAAAGGCGGTCTCATTAATCGTTCGCTCGTGCTGTACATGGGGATCGCTATCGTCATCGGGAGTTTCGCGGGCGGATACGGCTCAAAGTTTCTGGAGGATTCGGCGATTAACGTGACTTACGCGGTCTTGGCGTTCATTGCGGCTGTCATGATGTTCCTCCCGAAACGCGGGGATGAAGGAGGAGAGTGCGCTAAGCTTACGTTTAATAAAACGCTGGCGTTCGCGCTTGCCGCGATAATCGGCGTCGTCTCCGGCATCGTAGGCGCTGCGGGCGCGTTCATTACGGTTCCGGTGATGCTCGTCATTCTGAAGATTCCGACTAGGGTGGCGATCGCCTCGTCGCTGGCGATTACTTTTATTTCGTCGATCGGCTCGACGGTAGGCAAAGCGATGGGCGGACACATGCTGCTCTATCCCTCGATCGCGATGGTGATCGCAAGCCTGATCGCGGCTCCCCTTGGCGCGATGATCAGCAAGAAAATCAACACCAAAGCGCTTCAATGGATTCTGATTGCATTAATCGCGGCGACGGTAGTGAAAATTTGGTCGGATCTTATTTTATAAACAAGGGAGGCTCGTAAAGAATGGAAAAAGAAAAAACAACGATCGTACTGTTCAGCGGAGATTTGGATAAAGCCATTGCGGCTTTTATTATTGCCAATGGCGCCGCCGCATACGACCATGACGTTACGATATTTTTCACGTTCTGGGGTTTGAATACGATGCGCAAGGATGAAGTCGTCAAGACGAATAAAGGCTTGCTGGAGAAAGCGTTCGGCTGGATGATGCCGCGCGGCGCGAACAAACTAGGGTTGTCCAAAATGAATATGCTAGGCATGGGGCCGAAAATGATCAAACACGTCATTAAGAAGCACAACGCGCTAACCCTGCCTCAGCTGATCGAGTTGGCTCAAGAGCAAGGAGTTAAGCTTGTGGCTTGCACGATGACGATGGACTTGCTAGGATTGCAAGAAAAGGAGTTAATCGATGGGATGGAATATGCCGGAGTTGCGGCCTATCTCGGGGATGCGACGAATGCCAGAGTGAACTTGTTCATTTAATCGAGCTTGATCGGGAAGTGGAACGGCTTTATTTTTTGGACTATAATATACCCGTACAGGTATATCGAACTGAGTCGAGGAGGCATAAAGCTATGGCATACGAATACAACGATGATCTCAAAGTGAGACTGAGACGGCTGGAGGGGCAGGTTCGCGGAGTTCTTCGCTTGATGGAGGAGAGGAAAAACTGCAAGGATGTCATTACCCAACTGTCGGCCGTGCGCAGCGCGGCGGATAAAGCGATCGCCACCATCGTCGCCGAAAATTTAGAGCAGTGCATTCTGGAGGAACAAGCGGCGGGCGGAGATACGAAGAAGATCGTGAAGGAAGCGATCGAACTATTGGTGAAGAGCCGTTAATCGTGGTGATTTTGCGCAGTCATGGATTCGATAAGACCGGGGATTTTCATCCTTGGTCTTTTTTTAGTTGAGCCGATTTCTGTAACGGAATTGGAATAATGAACATCATTTTTGTTTTTTTCACAAAATTATGTAAGTTAAATTGACGTATATATGACGTAAATATATATTCCATATAAGAATAATAGTCGAAATCAGCCCATGATATCGGTTGGGTAGAGCGACGTAGAGAAATCACAAGGATAGAGAGGAGAAATGCATATGTTAAAAAAGGGTTGGTTACTCGTTCTATCTGTATTCATGGTGCTTGCGGTCGC
Encoded proteins:
- a CDS encoding MBL fold metallo-hydrolase, translating into MTKTTEQPINMTAQKVTRAIIDRQPLFILDVRNTADYEDWKIEGGSIEDMNVPYFDLLDGVDKVLPLLPANRKVLVVCAKEGSSQFVAEQLVEAGRTDIHYLQGGMKAWSEHLEPVKIGGLHNGGELYQFVRMGKGCLSYMILSEGEAVVVDPLRMTKVFEDFAQQRGVRIRHALDTHLHADHISGGRMLAENNGAIYWLPPKDAEEVTFAYEALEEGKEIKIGNARIKIQPIYSPGHTIGSTSIIVDDQYLLSGDILFVESIGRPDLAGSAGDWAEDLRSTLYDKYSILSEDLIVLPAHFGKINELGKDGSVSARLGDLFANNPGLNIDNQDTFRQAVTTNLPAQPNAYQEIRKTNMGIIQPDDEEKREMEIGPNRCAIHDK
- a CDS encoding sulfurtransferase TusA family protein; the protein is MKIDVQVDTKGLACPMPIVKGKKALDNMQPGQLMELLSTDKGALNDFQAWVKQSKNEWVSHEEMNGVHRFIIRKG
- a CDS encoding sulfite exporter TauE/SafE family protein codes for the protein MDLNIGLLLLLFAIGFVGSMISGMVGIGGSIIKYPMLLYIPPALGYAAYSAQEVSAISAVQVFFATFAGMFAFRKGGLINRSLVLYMGIAIVIGSFAGGYGSKFLEDSAINVTYAVLAFIAAVMMFLPKRGDEGGECAKLTFNKTLAFALAAIIGVVSGIVGAAGAFITVPVMLVILKIPTRVAIASSLAITFISSIGSTVGKAMGGHMLLYPSIAMVIASLIAAPLGAMISKKINTKALQWILIALIAATVVKIWSDLIL
- a CDS encoding DsrE/DsrF/DrsH-like family protein is translated as MEKEKTTIVLFSGDLDKAIAAFIIANGAAAYDHDVTIFFTFWGLNTMRKDEVVKTNKGLLEKAFGWMMPRGANKLGLSKMNMLGMGPKMIKHVIKKHNALTLPQLIELAQEQGVKLVACTMTMDLLGLQEKELIDGMEYAGVAAYLGDATNARVNLFI
- a CDS encoding metal-sensitive transcriptional regulator yields the protein MAYEYNDDLKVRLRRLEGQVRGVLRLMEERKNCKDVITQLSAVRSAADKAIATIVAENLEQCILEEQAAGGDTKKIVKEAIELLVKSR